A genomic stretch from Pararhizobium sp. IMCC21322 includes:
- a CDS encoding portal protein, translating to MGVVEDLLDRQAALAKDRSQWEQHWLDVANYALPNVDRFDRLFNNGAGQIDGWASGPKGPDRARAIYDTTSLWAVDRGVAGFMSLITPQSETWHGIASVDAMTDDVDQETEEWSDRFANYLHKMRNNPQTGFWVSHKSALRAMWALGTGIQFVSENLQRGADAPMSYRYVQLSESYLATNYEGVVDTNFRCFTKTAAQCVAKWGERCSADIRAKAADAKTRDRMVELVHAVLPRAERGSGLNSRRNAAWAEFYFERRTKHVLHEGGFNAFPYVVYHWNQMGHEAYSEGPMALALAEVKSLNALSKDALMASQQAVNPPTASIDDGFGRVNLNPGKNNPGLMSPEGRLLVQPIVTAPRPDFAESILNIKREQIKESLYVNLWQLLINSPSMTATEALIRAEEKGQLLGPAAASLYTGIARLVDVETQYLADRGAFEPDQPLAVPDTMQGGDIAVQMDTPLDRMRRSGEVTGMQRTLEFGATIAQLKQNPKILEKFDADTMLDTARKVFGAPASMFKTEEELAAAREEAAQMEQMMQAMQMAQAGGAAAKAVGEGAQAVEGSPALAAMAAGAGWRVRPVGRD from the coding sequence ATGGGCGTGGTGGAAGACCTGCTGGACAGGCAGGCGGCGCTGGCCAAAGACCGTTCCCAATGGGAGCAACACTGGCTGGATGTTGCCAATTATGCATTGCCGAATGTGGATCGCTTTGACCGGCTGTTCAACAATGGTGCAGGCCAGATAGATGGCTGGGCGAGTGGCCCGAAAGGGCCTGATCGTGCGCGCGCCATTTACGATACAACCAGCCTTTGGGCCGTGGACCGGGGTGTGGCGGGCTTTATGTCACTGATAACGCCGCAATCGGAAACCTGGCATGGCATTGCCAGTGTTGACGCCATGACCGACGATGTGGATCAGGAAACCGAGGAATGGTCCGACCGGTTTGCCAATTATCTGCACAAGATGCGCAACAACCCGCAAACCGGCTTTTGGGTGTCTCACAAATCAGCCTTGCGGGCCATGTGGGCGCTTGGCACGGGCATTCAATTTGTCAGCGAAAATCTGCAACGGGGCGCAGATGCACCCATGTCCTATCGTTATGTGCAATTGTCGGAGAGCTATCTGGCAACCAATTATGAAGGGGTCGTGGACACTAATTTCCGGTGCTTTACCAAAACGGCGGCGCAATGCGTGGCCAAATGGGGTGAACGCTGCTCTGCTGATATCCGTGCCAAGGCGGCGGATGCCAAAACCCGCGACCGGATGGTTGAACTGGTGCATGCAGTTTTGCCGCGGGCTGAGCGCGGATCAGGCCTAAACTCCAGACGCAATGCGGCCTGGGCGGAGTTCTATTTTGAACGGCGCACCAAGCATGTGCTGCATGAAGGCGGCTTCAATGCATTTCCCTATGTGGTGTATCACTGGAACCAGATGGGCCATGAAGCCTATTCGGAAGGGCCGATGGCGCTGGCTTTGGCCGAGGTGAAAAGCCTGAATGCTCTTTCCAAAGATGCGCTGATGGCCTCGCAACAGGCAGTGAACCCGCCAACCGCCAGCATTGATGACGGGTTTGGGCGTGTGAACCTCAACCCCGGCAAGAACAATCCCGGTCTGATGTCGCCAGAAGGGCGGCTGCTGGTGCAACCGATTGTCACAGCCCCGCGTCCGGATTTTGCCGAAAGTATTTTGAACATCAAGCGTGAACAGATCAAAGAAAGCCTTTATGTCAATTTGTGGCAATTGCTGATCAATTCACCTTCCATGACAGCGACGGAAGCATTGATCCGTGCCGAGGAAAAAGGCCAGTTGCTGGGGCCTGCTGCCGCATCACTTTATACCGGGATTGCCCGTTTGGTGGATGTTGAAACGCAATATCTGGCAGACCGGGGTGCCTTTGAGCCAGACCAGCCATTGGCGGTGCCGGACACGATGCAGGGCGGCGATATTGCGGTGCAAATGGACACACCGCTGGACCGGATGCGCCGCTCTGGCGAAGTAACCGGTATGCAACGTACGCTGGAGTTTGGCGCAACCATTGCGCAACTGAAGCAGAACCCGAAAATTCTGGAAAAATTTGACGCTGATACCATGCTGGATACGGCGCGCAAAGTGTTTGGTGCGCCCGCCAGCATGTTTAAAACCGAAGAGGAATTGGCGGCTGCCCGCGAGGAGGCTGCGCAAATGGAGCAGATGATGCAGGCCATGCAGATGGCGCAGGCGGGCGGCGCTGCTGCAAAAGCTGTGGGTGAGGGCGCGCAGGCAGTTGAAGGGTCGCCCGCGCTGGCGGCGATGGCTGCAGGGGCGGGCTGGCGGGTGAGGCCGGTTGGCAGGGATTAG